A single genomic interval of Alistipes provencensis harbors:
- a CDS encoding porin encodes MKKLPILLLLTACWSLAEAREPQPRTVQPQTEIITADSTYELIEQLRNMPNIEVGKGITFRPKNNWFELTMRFRMQNLLSLSFDDDFTLTKTDARVKRLRLRFDGYIYSPKLVYSVQLGFTGYDTEVLPNGSMNIVRDAIVYYVPSAKWNIGFGQTKIKANRARINSSSALQFVDRSIVNSEFNLDRDFGFFGEYNLDRKSGFDLSAKGSVTLGEGRNWGSSSNGGMAYTGRLELYPLGRFSAKGDLLEGDFDFEERPRILIAGAYSYNHKASRLKGQRGAIMPDDATRNLGSYFADFILKYRGFAFYTDYMGRTCDEPLFDGDRNAFVYSGQGLNIQASYLFRNKWEVALRNSTLFPEEKVQPLAGYRNWNQTTLGVTRYIIGHSLKVQADMSYNTRSRSADPNYNRWEIRFQLELGL; translated from the coding sequence ATGAAAAAATTACCGATCCTGCTCCTGCTCACCGCCTGCTGGTCACTGGCCGAGGCCCGGGAGCCGCAACCCCGAACCGTCCAGCCGCAGACCGAAATCATTACGGCCGATTCGACCTACGAACTGATCGAGCAACTGCGCAACATGCCCAACATCGAGGTCGGCAAGGGAATCACGTTCCGCCCCAAAAACAACTGGTTCGAGCTGACGATGCGTTTTCGGATGCAGAACCTCCTGTCGCTGTCGTTCGACGACGATTTCACGCTCACCAAGACCGACGCCCGCGTCAAGCGCCTCCGGCTGCGGTTCGACGGTTACATCTACTCGCCCAAACTGGTCTACTCGGTCCAGTTGGGATTCACGGGATACGACACCGAGGTGCTGCCCAACGGGAGCATGAACATCGTGCGCGACGCCATCGTCTACTACGTCCCGAGCGCCAAATGGAACATCGGGTTCGGACAGACCAAGATCAAGGCCAACCGGGCGCGGATCAACTCGTCGAGCGCCCTGCAGTTCGTCGACCGCAGCATCGTCAACAGCGAGTTCAACCTCGACCGCGATTTCGGGTTCTTCGGCGAGTACAACCTCGACCGCAAAAGTGGCTTCGACCTCTCGGCCAAAGGCTCCGTGACACTCGGCGAGGGCCGCAACTGGGGCAGCTCGTCGAACGGCGGAATGGCCTACACGGGGCGTCTGGAGCTCTACCCACTGGGGCGCTTCTCGGCCAAGGGCGACCTGCTGGAAGGCGATTTCGACTTCGAGGAACGTCCCCGCATCCTGATCGCCGGGGCCTACTCCTACAACCACAAGGCTTCGCGCCTGAAAGGCCAGCGGGGCGCAATCATGCCCGACGACGCCACGCGCAACCTCGGCTCCTACTTCGCCGACTTCATCCTCAAATACCGCGGATTCGCCTTTTACACCGATTATATGGGACGCACCTGCGACGAACCGCTGTTCGACGGCGACCGGAATGCCTTCGTGTACAGCGGGCAGGGCCTCAACATCCAGGCCAGCTACCTGTTCCGCAACAAATGGGAGGTGGCCCTGCGCAACTCGACGCTTTTCCCCGAGGAGAAGGTGCAGCCGCTGGCCGGATACCGGAACTGGAACCAGACCACGCTGGGCGTCACGCGCTACATCATCGGCCACAGTCTGAAAGTACAGGCCGACATGTCGTACAACACCCGCAGCCGGTCCGCAGACCCGAATTACAACCGCTGGGAGATTCGGTTCCAACTGGAACTGGGGCTTTGA
- a CDS encoding RNA recognition motif domain-containing protein: protein MNIYVSHLSWGTSSEGLGNLFAQFGEVASANVITDRETGRSRGFGFVEMPDDEQARKAMEQLNGTNFEGQTITVNEARPREERPSGGFGGNRGGGYGGGNRGRRF, encoded by the coding sequence ATGAACATTTATGTTTCGCATCTGAGCTGGGGCACGAGCAGTGAAGGCTTAGGAAATTTATTCGCACAGTTTGGCGAAGTCGCTTCGGCCAACGTCATCACTGACCGGGAAACGGGTCGTTCGCGCGGTTTCGGCTTTGTCGAAATGCCCGATGACGAGCAGGCTCGGAAGGCAATGGAACAGCTCAACGGCACCAACTTCGAGGGCCAGACGATCACCGTAAACGAGGCTCGTCCGCGTGAGGAGCGTCCTTCGGGTGGTTTCGGCGGCAACCGCGGCGGTGGCTACGGCGGCGGCAACCGCGGCCGGAGATTCTAA
- a CDS encoding cold-shock protein, producing the protein MAKRITSGKREREKLKQTKRQDKQKKKEERTSGGSRSFEDMLAYVDENGVLHTSQEDVKPREEIDISEIEVSVPRQSEIEDEEPLSGRVEYFTSSKGYGFIKDASDGEKYFFHVTNAPAGIAEGDRVTFELERGTRGMNAVRIAIINK; encoded by the coding sequence ATGGCCAAACGAATTACATCGGGAAAGCGAGAAAGAGAAAAACTAAAACAGACAAAGCGTCAGGACAAGCAGAAGAAAAAGGAGGAGCGCACGAGCGGCGGCAGTCGCAGCTTCGAGGATATGCTGGCTTACGTCGATGAGAACGGCGTGCTTCATACCTCGCAGGAGGACGTAAAACCCCGGGAGGAGATCGACATCTCCGAGATCGAGGTTTCGGTGCCCCGGCAGTCGGAGATCGAGGACGAGGAGCCCCTGAGCGGACGGGTGGAGTATTTCACCTCTTCGAAGGGATACGGCTTCATCAAGGACGCCTCGGACGGCGAAAAATACTTTTTCCACGTCACCAACGCCCCGGCGGGGATCGCCGAAGGCGACCGGGTGACCTTCGAGCTTGAGCGCGGCACGCGCGGAATGAACGCAGTACGGATAGCTATTATCAACAAATAG